The following are encoded in a window of Panicum virgatum strain AP13 chromosome 5N, P.virgatum_v5, whole genome shotgun sequence genomic DNA:
- the LOC120674948 gene encoding putative disease resistance protein RGA3, with translation METIASAILGDLISRSVSFALDRCYHRWRSAGGIEDAPQRLRRVLLRLQAVVEEADRRRVTNQAMLRQLQLMREGVYRGYYLLSAIKRQGVPEVSSLRDRSSLASSLFNQAKRLCTVSARTTPASTAPEDTGRGREGEAKAKAKAELQEVLTGLERMASDMKELVVFLSCYPPARRVPHSGHLWLENSMFGREAEQEKIISFLLGPEPVGVDGPGVLPVIGRPRVGKSTLVEHVCLDERVRGHFSLIVFFSQGDIEDGNLSPHLGDNGTIKHRDLDPAGKSLVVIELAGDVDEQTWWGRTLFALRGRRTTPVSKIIVTSRSEKIASFGTTQALELKSLPREAYWYFFKTIAFGSMGAEDQPELESVCMEMADLLNRCFISANLFGCLLRANPCYQFWRRVLNGNRQYIRMHFLRFGDHPCDLLLMNGRPIYLWRLPKTDTVVTAYHTYQTCSSQEHDVPKITLNELQVGSARPRGKFEVVAWKSRIPPYYSYVLSCRVHCRRSSVCPPMNKQIQHRQPRLNSV, from the coding sequence ATGGAGACGATTGCCTCCGCGATCCTCGGCGACCTCATCAGCCGATCCGTATCCTTCGCCCTGGACAGGTGCTACCACCGGTGGCGCAGCGCCGGAGGCATCGAAGACGCCCCGCAACGGCTGCGCCGCGTGCTTCTACGACTTCAGGCCGTCGTCGAGGAGGCCGACAGGCGGCGCGTCACCAACCAGGCGATGCTCCGGCAGCTTCAGCTGATGAGGGAAGGCGTGTACAGAGGCTACTACCTGCTCAGCGCCATCAAGCGCCAAGGCGTTCCCGAGGTCAGCAGTCTTCGTGATCGCTCGTCGTTGGCCTCGTCCCTGTTCAATCAGGCAAAGCGCTTGTGCACTGTCTCAGCCAggacgacgccggcgagcaCGGCGCCTGAAGACACAGGacgggggagggagggggaggcgaaggcgaaggcgaaggcgGAGCTGCAGGAGGTGCTCACCGGCCTAGAACGCATGGCCAGCGACATGAAGGAGCTCGTCGTGTTCCTGAGCTGCTACCCTCCGGCGCGCCGCGTGCCTCACAGCGGGCACCTGTGGCTGGAGAACAGCATGTTCGGCCGCGAGGCAGAGCAGGAGAAGATCATCAGCTTCTTGCTGGGACCAGAGCCTGTGGGCGTGGATGGTCCGGGCGTGCTTCCAGTGATCGGTCGACCAAGAGTTGGCAAGAGCACCCTCGTCGAGCACGTCTGCTTGGACGAGAGGGTGCGCGGGCACTTCTCCCTGATCGTCTTCTTCAGCCAAGGCGACATCGAGGATGGAAACCTATCGCCGCATCTGGGAGACAACGGCACAATCAAGCACCGGGATCTCGATCCGGCCGGGAAATCGCTGGTTGTTATCGAGCTTGCTGGCGACGTGGATGAGCAGACATGGTGGGGAAGAACACTGTTTGCACTGCGAGGACGACGCACCACGCCGGTCAGCAAAATCATCGTCACAAGTCGATCGGAGAAGATTGCAAGTTTTGGGACAACACAAGCTCTCGAGCTGAAATCTCTGCCTCGAGAAGCCTACTGGTACTTCTTCAAGACGATCGCGTTCGGGAGCATGGGTGCAGAGGATCAGCCGGAGCTAGAATCTGTGTGCATGGAAATGGCGGACCTTCTGAATCGATGCTTCATATCGGCCAATTTGTTCGGATGCCTGCTGAGAGCCAACCCTTGCTATCAGTTTTGGCGAAGGGTTCTCAACGGCAACAGACAGTACATCCGAATGCACTTCCTTCGCTTTGGTGATCATCCTTGCGATCTCCTACTGATGAATGGTCGGCCGATATACCTTTGGAGATTACCCAAGACTGATACCGTGGTCACAGCTTACCATACTTACCAAACGTGTTCATCCCAGGAGCATGATGTCCCCAAGATAACCCTGAATGAGTTGCAGGTTGGAAGTGCAAGGCCTCGAGGGAAGTTTGAGGTCGTGGCTTGGAAGTCTCGCATACCACCCTACTACAGCTACGTCCTGAGTTGTCGGGTGCATTGTCGTCGTTCCTCCGTGTGCCCGCCCATGAACAAGCAAATCCAGCACCGGCAGCCACGACTGAATTCGGTTTGA